A section of the Pseudorasbora parva isolate DD20220531a chromosome 2, ASM2467924v1, whole genome shotgun sequence genome encodes:
- the xpo6 gene encoding exportin-6, producing MASEESSLRALESLMTEFFHSCTTNDRKREIEELLNSFAGQPGSWRHCLYFLSNSRNEYVMMYSLTVFENLVNKMWVGVASEDKAELRSCLPKLLLSQHALLPFFIRNKLCKVIVDIGRQDWPMFYHDFFSNTLQLVQSPSLAPLGLVLLKMTSEELVCPREDLSVARKEELKKLLLDQIPTVLNLLTGILETVWDKHSVTVTTPPPSPTSRESGVLGGNSTQMILEAESAALCLLALECLAHLFSWIPLSTSITPSLLASIFHFARFGCQQPIKTKPLPASNGDSAPGNLPANGGGGHGRTGQMVGQSDRARLGVMAMNCINELMCKNCVPVDFEEFLLRMFQQTFYLLQKLTNTQSHTNTHTIKSRLQELDESYVEKFTDFLRLFVSVHLRRIESNAQFPLVEFLALLFKYTFNQPSHEGYLACLDIWSIFLDYLTTKIRSRLADRDSVINRYKDALVLLLREVLNRIQFRLNQSQLEELDDETLDDDQQTEWQRYLRQSLEVVARVMELLPSQTFSVVFPVLQEDLDIYLGLQQFIVRSASSRRLNITAEADCRRLHCALRDLSSLLQAVGRLAEFFTGDVFTARFNDALAIVQRLVEVSCYGSQISLYDVEMAVPSVLKPDLIDVHAQSLAALQAYSHWLAQFCGEVQRQQDQTQFVDLIRSSMAATTPLINAKVPEKLLLSACHLLVSMSTTVRPVFLVSLPAVQNIFNLITDNHNHRLPQEAHVLVCRALSNMLLLPWPSLPEAEQQWPSRSSNHARLLSSLTQQYRLLPRPPNHHPNSKVVIQQTLCVLKDLVDSISGEATKSRQICYHSLQESVQVTLALFPQFIQQPDVTDEMLSFFLTLFQALRVQMGVAFTEQIIQTFLSMFTREQLAVSILQEGSSGSRVVQKFLKILQVVVQEPGQTFKPLLPSILSLCLDQVYPIVAERSCPDVKAEMFELLFQILHQNWRFFFKSSVLSSVQRTGAEELMENQAQFTTAMQAFGQSFLQPDIHIFKQNLSYLEVLNTKHKLYHRKLFRNSMLFHFINVLLQVLLHKSHDLLQDDITLALYNMAAVDFQAFYSSFLPEFLNGCQGIDPHQRTTLARNFTPERDLPSFSQGVYRIVNDLRFYRLCNGSLPPGTLKL from the exons AAGAGCTGCTGAACAGCTTTGCGGGGCAGCCTGGCTCATGGAGGCACTGCCTCTACTTCCTCTCTAACAGCAGAAATGAATATGTCATGATGTACAGCCTTACTGTGTTTGAG AACCTTGTGAACAAGATGTGGGTTGGTGTTGCCAGTGAGGACAAAGCAGAACTTCGTAGCTGCTTGCCCAAGCTTCTGCTATCCCAGCATGCACTGTTGCCTTTCTTCATTAGAAACAAACTCTGCAAAGTCATCGTTGACATTGGACGCCAGGACTGGCCCATGTTCTACCATGACTTCTTTAGCAACACGTTACAG tTAGTTCAGTCGCCGTCTCTAGCGCCGCTGGGTTTGGTTCTGCTTAAGATGACCTCAGAAGAGCTGGTCTGTCCCAGAGAAGACTTGAGTGTTGCTCGTAAAGAGGAGCTGAAGAAACTCCTGCTGGATCAGATACCCACCGTATTGAACCTTCTGACTG GCATTCTGGAGACAGTGTGGGACAAACACAGTGTTACAGTCACCACTCCCCCTCCTTCCCCTACGTCAAGAGAGTCAG GCGTTTTAGGGGGCAACAGCACACAGATGATCCTGGAAGCTGAAAGTGCCGCTCTGTGTCTACTAGCGCTGGAATGTTTGGCTCATCTCTTTAGCTGGATTCCTCTCTCCACTTCTATCACTCCATCCCTCCTCGCTTCTATTTTTCATTTTGCTCGCTTTGGatgccagcagccaataaaAACGAAACCTCTGCCCGCTTCGAACGGAGACTCTGCCCCTGGAAATCTCCCAGCCAATGGCGGTGGTGGACACGGCAGGACTGGTCAGATGGTGGGACAGTCCGATCGTGCCAGGCTGGGCGTCATGGCCATGAACTGTATTAACGAGTTAATGTGCAAGAACTGCGTCCCTGTGGACTTTGAGGAGTTTCTCCTACGCATGTTTCAACAGACATTCTACCTACTTCAAAAACTCACAAATACACAAtcccacaccaacacacacactatcaaAAGCAgattgcaagaattagatgaAAG cTATGTGGAAAAGTTCACAGATTTCCTCAGGCTTTTTGTTAGTGTTCATCTGCGGAGGATTGAATCTAACGCCCAGTTTCCTCTAGTGGAATTTCTAGCTTTGCTCTTCAAATACACCTTTAACCAG CCGAGTCACGAGGGTTACCTGGCCTGTCTTGACATCTGGAGTATATTCCTGGACTACCTGACCACCAAGATCAGAAGCCGATTGGCTGACAGAGATAGTGTCATTAACAG GTATAAAGATGCTCTAGTTCTGCTGCTGCGTGAAGTTCTTAACAGGATCCAGTTTAGGTTAAACCAGAGTCAACTAGAAGAACTCGACGATGAGACCCTTGACGATGAT CAACAGACGGAATGGCAACGATACCTGCGTCAGAGTTTGGAAGTGGTTGCCAGGGTGATGGAGCTGCTACCGTCCCAGACCTTTTCTGTTGTG tTTCCAGTACTCCAGGAGGATCTGGATATTTATCTTGGGCTGCAACAGTTTATCGTGAGATCAGCATCAA GTCGCAGGCTGAACATCACAGCGGAGGCCGACTGCAGAAGACTACACTGCGCACTCAGAGACCTGAGCTCTCTGCTGCAGGCCGTGGGACGCCTGGCCGAGTTCTTCACAGGGGATGTTTTCACCGCCCGCTTTAACGACGCTCTCGCCATCGTGCAGAG ATTGGTGGAAGTGTCGTGTTACGGTTCTCAGATCAGCCTGTACGATGTAGAGATGGCTGTTCCTTCAGTGCTGAAACCAGATCTTATAGATGT CCACGCACAGTCATTGGCCGCTCTGCAGGCGTATTCTCATTGGCTGGCTCAGTTCTGTGGGGAGGTGCAGAGACAACAAGATCAAACGCAATTTGTCGATCTCATAAGGTCCAGCATGGCTGCCACGACCCCTCTCATCAATGCCAAG GTTCCAGAGAAGTTGCTGTTATCTGCGTGCCATCTTCTGGTCTCCATGTCGACCACCGTGCGACCGGTGTTCCTGGTGTCGTTGCCGGCGGTGCAGAATATCTTTAACCTGATCACAGATAATCATAACCACAGATTACCtcaggag GCTCACGTCCTCGTGTGTCGAGCTCTGTCTAACATGTTGCTGTTGCCATGGCCCAGCCTACCAGAAGCGGAGCAGCAGTGGCCTAGCCGTTCATCCAATCACGCGCGACTTCTGAGCAGTCTGACGCAGCAGTACCGCCTCCTGCCCCGCCCACCCAACCATCACCCCAACA GTAAAGTGGTGATCCAGCAGACTCTGTGTGTATTGAAGGATCTGGTGGACAGTATTTCAGGAGAGGCCACCAAATCACGTCAGATCTGTTACCACAGCCTGCAGGAGTCTGTCCAGGTCACGCTCGCACTGTTCCCTCAATTCATCCAGCAGCCAg atgtGACAGATGAGATGCTGAGTTTCTTTCTCACGCTGTTTCAAGCGCTGCGTGTGCAGATGGGTGTGGCCTTCACAGAGCAGATCATTCAGACCTTCCTCAGCATGTTCACCAG GGAGCAGTTGGCGGTGAGCATCTTACAGGAGGGCAGCTCGGGCTCCAGAGTGGTTCAGAAGTTTCTCAAGATTCTGCag GTTGTGGTTCAAGAGCCTGGCCAAACCTTCAAACCTCTGTTACCCAGCATCCTCAGCCTTTGTTTGGACCAGGTTTACCCAATAGTGGCCGAG CGTTCCTGTCCTGATGTGAAGGCTGAGATGTTTGAGCTGCTCTTCCAGATTCTTCATCAGAACTGGAGGTTCTTCTTCAAGAGCTCAGTGTTGAGCAGCGTACAGAGAACCGGAGCCGAAGAACTCATGGAGAACCAAGCGCAGTTCACTACTGCCATGCAG GCATTTGGTCAGTCTTTCCTACAGCCGGATATTCACATCTTCAAACAAAACCTGAGTTACCTGGAGGTCCTGAACACCAAACACAAGTTGTACCACAGG AAGCTGTTCCGGAACTCCATGCTGTTCCATTTCATAAATGTTCTTCTGCAAGTGCTCCTGCACAAGAGTCACGACCTGCTCCAGGATGACATCACGCTGGCGCTCTACAACATGGCGGCTGTGGATTTCCAAGCGTTCTACTCTTCCTTCTTGCCAGAGTTTCTCAATGGCTGCCAAGGCATCGACCCACACCAACGCACAACGCTTGCCCGAAACTTCACACCAGAGAGG GACCTGCCGTCGTTTTCTCAGGGAGTGTATCGTATCGTGAACGACCTGCGCTTCTACAGACTGTGCAATGGAAGCCTTCCACCAGGAACGTTGAAATTATAG